The stretch of DNA CGAAGACCTGGGTGGTCACCTCGCTGAGCCGCTTGCGGGTGAAGAACACCGGGGAGAGGCGGCCCTTGTCGCAGTCCTTGCCGCTGTCGCAGTTCAGGTCCCAGGGCGTGTCGTACCAGTAGGCGGCGTCCTTGCCGATGTCGGTGCAGGTGGTGGAGGAATCGGGCAGGCAGCGCTCGGCGTCGGTGAAGCTGACCTTGGCCAGCGCCTTCGTGCCGTACATCGAGGAGGACTTCAGACCGTACTCGATCCGGTCCAGCGTGCCGCCGCGGACATAGGGGGTGTTGTCCTTGGCCTTCAGGTTGCGGCCGTAGGAGTTGGTCTCCTTGTTGTAGTAGTAGGCGATGGCGTTGCCGTGCACGTCGACGGCGTAGTCCAGGTTCCACCGCCAGGCCTGCTGGCACCAGGAGTCGGCGAACGCCGCGGCATGGCAGGGCTCACCGGAGTCGTTGCCGAAGACGGGGACGTTCCAGGCGGAGTTGGTGACCGGCTTGCCGTCCGACCAGCCCGGCAGCCGGTTGTAGCCGAAGTAGTAGCGCGTGCCGTCCGGGTCGGTCAGCCGCCAGTACTCGCCGTCGTTGTCCCCGTTGCCACGGTCGCCGGAGGTCAGCCGGTCGATCCTGGTGCCGTCGTCGTCCTTCAGCTTCCACGAGTCGGTGCCGGTGGGGACCAGCTCGCCGCCCTTGCCGTTGAACGTGATGAACGCGTTGTCGTACGCCCAGCACAGGTCACCGGGCTTGCTGCCGTCCGCGTTCTTCACCCCGTCATCCGCACACGGCTTGTACCGCCGCTCGATGGAACCGGGCCACAGGCTGAAGCCGTCGCCCACCCACGACGCCTGGTTGTTCGTGGCGCCGGTACGCCCGTCGACGGAGCCCGAGGAGTACGACAGACCGACACTCGGAGCCAGTTCGCCCGGCACGTCCGGTACCGGAATGTCGTACGACCAGGAGAAGTCACCAGTATTGAGGTTCGTGTCCCACGTCGCCGAGGGCGACAGCGGCGTCGCGGTGTAGTCGCCGCTCGCACTCTGCGCCTCCGCCACCGCGGCAAGCACCGTCGGAGCACCTGCACTCAGGGTCACGCCCTGGGCGATCAGCTCCTGCTTCCCTGTGTCGTTGACCGCCTCCACCGGCTTGCTCGTGCGGCACGGGGCCTGCTCCGGGGTGGTCAGCGCGCAGGCGGGCAGCTCCACCAGGGTCAGCCGGGAGGCATAACCACCGCCGAACGCCCCCGCAAAACCCGAGTAGTCCAGCTTGGCGCGGACGCGACCGGCCCGGCCGGTCAGACCGTCCTTGCCTTCGCCCTTCGAACGCAGCGTGAACAGCACACCGTCGACGTCCGCCTTCGTCGCCGCCTCGCGACCAAGGACATGTGCTTCGACGGCGCCGCTCGCCGACTTCGCGCCAGTGATGCCCTCGGTGTCCAGCGTCAGCGGCAGCCCCTTGACCCGTACGCCGGTCGGTATGGCGCCTTTCGCGGTGGAGCCCGACAGCTCGACGACCCCCGTGGCCGCCTTCGGCCAGGCCGCGTCCGGGGGCGTCTGCGGAGTGCGCGGGCCCTTCATCAGGGTGCGCGGCTTGGTCTTGACCGCCGAGACGGGCACGGGCTTCTCGGACTGAGGAAGGCCGGGGAGTCCCGTCCCGCCGTCCGCCGCGACAGCAGGCAGTGTCACCCCCTGCAGGAGGGTACCCACCATGACCGCGGCTGAGGTCAACGCGATCCGTCGCCGCAGCGTTCCGAGCCGCTTGCTCGATCTGTCCTTCATCCCGTCCTTCGTCCTTCGCCGCAGGCCGGCCTGCGTGTCGCAGAGCAGGCCGGAGCGGAAGTTGAATGGCATATCGCATGGGTGTTGCGGCGCCCGGGAGGCCCGGGCGCCGCTGTTGCATCAGGGAGAACAGCTGGTCTCTGTGTGTGGTGGCTTCAGCGCTTCATGACGTGTCGTTCCACCATCAGAGGTCAGCTGGCGCCGGGTACCTCGGTGGGCACGTCGAACCAGCTGGCGGCCAGCTTTTGGACCTGTTCGTCGGTCAGCGCGCCTTGGAAGGCCCAGACGTCGTCGACCAGGCCGGGGAAGTACTCTCCCCAGGCCCCGTCGGTCTTGGCGCGGCCGACCTGGAAGGACTTGGCCGCCTTGAAGGCGAGCGTGTTCTCGGCCCAGGAGACCTGGCCGCCTCCGCAGTCCTCGCCGTCGTCACCGTTGCCGCAGGAGACCTCCTGGAGCGTTCCGTTGACGTACAGGCGGGCCTGTTTGGTGAAGCCGTCGTAGACGACGGCCAGGTGGTTCCAGTCCCGCGCGTCGTAGAACTCGCTGTTCTTCACGCGTACGACCGTCGCGTCCGCGCCGTCCTTGTCCGGCAGCGTCAGCTCCCAGTGGCCGAGGCCCTCCGGGTTCGCGGTGTCCGGTACGAAGCGGACGGTGAGGGCACTCTGGCTGGAGCCCTCGGCGCTGACCAGCGCGACACCGCTCGTCGGCAGCGCGGCGGCCTGGGCCCAGGCGGTGACGGTGTAGCTGCCGCTGGTGTCGACCGGTACAGAGGTCGTGGCCGCGTAGGCGCCGACGCCGTTCAGTTCCAGACTGCCCCAGTCGATGAAGGCGAAGTCCGACTTCTTCGCGCCCCCGTACAGCGTGAGCGCGCTGCCTCCTGCCACCGCGTTCGGGGTGGTTACCGGGCCGGTCCCGGCGGTTTCCTCGAACATCCACCGGCTCTCGACCAGCGGACGCTGCTGGAACATCTGCTGGACCTCCTCGGTGGAGACCGGCCGGTCCAGGAGCCGGACGTCGTCGATGGTGCCGGGGAAGAAGAACTGTGTCGTTCCGCTGAAGCTTCCGGCACCGATGTACATCGACTGGGTGGCGTAGAAGGGGCTGGCCTGCTGGGTGGAGCCGGCCTTGACCCCGTTGACGTACAGGGTGAGCGTGCCGGCGTCCTTGTCGTGCACCCCGACCAGATGCGCCCACTCTCCGGCCCGTGCCGTCGTGCCGGCGGGCGGCTGCGCACGAACGATGCTCGCATCCGCCGAATCCGCGGAGTACTGGGCAAACACCCATTGCTGAGCGGGAGCGGAGTAGTACAGCTCCAGGCCTGGCCGTACCTTGCCTGCCTGCGCCACGACCACGCCGGTCTGGGACAACGTGTCCAGCTTGGCCCACGCGGAAACGGTAAAACTACGGAAGGTGTTCACGTGCGGGGCACTGGTCTGGCCGATCTGCCCGTAACCGGAGGTGCCGTCGAAGTGGGTCGCCTTCCCCGCGATCCCCGGCACGCCCGTGGTGACCGTACCGTGGTAAGTGGCCGGCAGCACTGCGCCATATCCGGCGATCTCGGTGGCACCGGCAGCCTCGTCCATGCCGAACACCGCGATCGCAGGGGGCCCCGGATCGCCGACGGTCTGCTTCGCATACAGCTTGCCGACCTCACTCATGGCCAGCGGCCTGCTGAAGATCTGCACCTCGTCAATGGCGCCGGGGAAGAAATTGCCCGGGGCCCCGCCTGAGGAGCCGGCGCCCAACCGCAGGCCGCGACGGGCATTCCACGGCATGGACCAGGCTTTCTCGCCGACCAGTTGGCCATCGACGTACAGCCGCAGCAAGTGAAGGGTCGCATCGTAGGAGCCCGCCACATGCGTCCACTGACCCACCGTGATCGGGGCCGGTACGGCGGCCTCGGCCTTGACCAGGGTGGCAGTGGCAGTGTCCGAGGAATGCTGGCTGAACACCCACCCGACGGCCGGGGAGTAGTACACCTGGAAGCCGGACTTGATATTGCCCGGCTGAGCGGCCACCACCACCGACTGGGTGGGCTGCCGATCGAACTTCGCCCAGGCGGACACGGTGAACCCCTGCGTGGTGTCGACTGGGGAAAGGTCGGTGGCGGCATAGCCGTCCGTGCCGTTGAACTGCACCGCCGTTCCCTTGACGCCCTCGACACCCGGCGTCACCCCGCCGTTGATCGTGAGCGTGCGCGCCGGAGTGGAGCCGGTAGCCTCGCTCGCACCGGCGTCCTCGTCCATCTGCCAGGTCGCCCGCTCCGGCTGCCCGGCCTTCACCCGGTACTGGTAGGTACGGATCTCACTGCCGTTCCCCGCAGAGTCAAACGCTTGCGCGGTAAAGAAGTTCACCCCAGGCTTGGCAGGCAGAACCTTCACGATCTTGGCCGCACCGCCCGACGTGGTGACCTTGTTCTTCGAGGACGGGTCACTGTTGATGCCGTACCAATACGTCGTCACATCACTCTCAGCGGCCTTCATCTCAAACGAGCCGTAACTGCCCACCCCGTCGTACCAAGGGTCTTCCGGGTCCTCCGGGTTCGAGGCCGGGTACTCGCCCGAGGCAATCGACGGAGCCTTCGGCACCTTCGTGTCGTAGGAGAAGTAGCAGGCCGTCGGATCACCCGCATGCGACCACGGCGAGTACTGCGCCCCGTCATAGCTGCGTACATACCAGTTGATCTGCTTGTTCTGCGGCACGGAGGTAGGCAGGCTGATCGAGAAGCTGGACCCGGACTTCTTGTACGAGGTGAGCGCCGGCTTCCACCGCGCGATCAGGCCCTTGCCGTCTCCGGAGTCCCACTTCGCCTCGAACTGCACCGCGACGGTGTCGCCGTCCGGGTCGGTGACGCTGTTCGCGTAGATCTTGCCCAGCGTGCGAACCCGCGCCGCCTCCGCCGGCTTCTTGCACGTGCCGCCGTACTCCATCGTCAGCTGCGACATCTTGATCTGCGGCGGCGGCCGGTTGTACTGCACCCGCAGATACGCCTTGTCCGAGAATCGCTTCCAGGCATAGCCGTCCGTCTCGCTGGCCGCCTGGAGCCCGAACGTCATCGTGGCGCTCTTGTTGTTCGCGGCCGTCTGCACCGCCGACTTCACATCGAACTCGGCGTCCTTGGCCGCACAGCCCGTATAGCCGTAGGCGAAGGACTTCGACGCCAGCTGCTTGATCCAGAAACCCGAGGCGTTCTGACTGTTCCACGTGGTCGAGGAGGAGATGTCCTTGGTCTGCCACAACTCCACACTGCGCGCATTGCACGACGCCGACCACGTGTTACGCACCACGAACTCCGCCGACAGGATCGACTTCCCCGCGAACGTCGAGGTCGGGATCCGGTAGAACAGCCGCTTCGTGTCATGCGGGGCGCAGTAGTCCCAGTTGCAGTAACCCAGACCGGCGTCCGCGGCGCCGTTGAACTTCCACTGCGGCGACGACGCCCAGTACTTCGACGCCATCGTCCACGCCGACGCCTTCGGCGTGTACCACTGCGGATCGATGTACACCGGGTAGGTGGTGTCCGCGCCCTTCAGCACGTCCACGTCCGGGGTCAGCACCAGCTCGTCCTGCCGGGCTGTCACATCCACGCCGACCGGGGCGAGCTTGCCCGACTCCGCCGGGCCCGACTCACCGCTCGACTCCTGCGGCGCCGTGGCCTGCGTGCCGAGTGTCCGCACCCGCGACTGCTGCTCGCCCGGGCTGGAGTCCCACATCATCGGCTTCGGCGCCTCGAACACCGCGCCCGCCGCGCCCTGGTCGACGGCCTCCAGCCCGCCCCCGTCGGTCTCCCGCACGTCCAGGCCCGACGCCGACAGCTTCAACCGCAGCTCGGCCAGCTCCGCACTCGCCGCGGCCTTCGCCGACTTCACCACCAGCAACTGGGTGAAACCGTCCTCCTGCGCGGTCATCCGCAGATCCACATCCGGCAGCACCGACGCATACGTCGCCACCGCGCCTTCCAGCTCCGGCTTGGGCAGGGCCGTCGGCCACGACAGGCTCAGCTCACGCCCCGCCCGCCGCATCCGCACCAACGGCGCCGACCCACCACCGGCGGAGAACTCCACCTCCACCGTCGCGGCCTTCGGTGCGACCATCCCCTCACCGGTCGCCACCAGACTGGTGTCGACCCGCTTCCAGCCACCCTGGCCACGGGCCCACACCGGACGCAGATACTCCCGCGCCTCCAGATTCCCCTCCGGCGTGGCGAACACCTCACGGCTCTCCCCACGCCGCGCGGAGACCTCCACCGGCTTCCCCGTCCGCCTGGCCTCCGCCAAAGCGTCCGCCTCCGACACACCACCATCGGCAGGAGCTGCCTCCGCGCCGCGCGACGCGGCCGGCACAGCCGCCGCGGCCTCACCGCCTCCCAAGGCCGGAACCACTCCCACGGCCAACGTCACGCTCAGCAGCGCCCCGAAGGCCCTGCCCCCGCCCCGCAATCCAGTCCACATCCCCGCTACATCCCACCCATGCCGCTCTCACAGCTGACTCACGTATTTAAGACGTGCAGGCAAAGGGAGCGTCAACAGGAAGGAAAGGGATACCAGTTGACCAAGTTCAGCAAGCGGATGTGATGATCGATACGTTTAGCGAAGATGATCAAGATTCCGCAAAAGAAACCCGGCCTTCCTTGAGCCTCACTCGCGCTCAGGCGTAGACGCCCAGCTCGTACAGCGAGTACCCCCAACCGGTGCCACGTTGCGTGCAGTTGACGCGTACGTACCGGGCGGTCCCGTTGAGGTCGAGGTCGTCCACGCCGCCGTTGCCGTCCGTGACCTGGCGCAGGGTCTGCCAGTTCTGGCCGTCGTTGGACGTCTGGATGGTGTAGGCCTTGGCGTAGGCGGTCTCCCAGACCAGTTGGACGTGCCGGAAGGAGGTGGGGGCGCCCAGGTCGACCTGGATCCACTGCGGGTCGCTCCAGTCGCTCGCCCAGCGGGTGTCCGGGCGGCCGTCGACGGCGTTGGCGGCCGTGCAGGGGCAGTCCCCGCCGGACGGCTGGAACGAGGAGGCGGTGGCGGTCTTGCGCAGGGCGACGTTCATGCCGTCGATCACCGGTGGGATCACCCTGATCGAGCGCGACTGGACGCCGACGTTCCCGTGGCCGTCCGTCGCCTTGACGTAGATTTTCCAGACGCCGGGGCGGTCGGGCGCCGTGAACTTCAGCCGGCCCGCGCCCGCGCCGGTGAAGCGGAGGGAGTTCAGCTGGCCGCTGCCGTCGAGGTACATGCTGTTGTCCAGGACCTCGTACGTGACCGCGTCGCCGTCGGGGTCGGTGGCCTGGACGTCGAGTGTCACGTCCCGTCCTGCCTGCACCGCGCCCGGGTCGCCCTGGACGCCGATGTCGGACAGCACCGGCGGGGTGTTGTCGCGGGAGGTGTCGCCGCCGTAGGCCTTCTTCACGGCGTAGTAGGAGAGCCGTTTCTGTCCGGCGGGCAGCAGGTTGAACCAGATGCCGCCGAAGTCGTACTCCGTGCCGTAGTGGAACAGCGTGGCGCCGAGCGCGACCCCGTTGTGGCCGGTGACGCAGTTCCACGCCTTGGTGTAGCCCGCGGCCTTGGCCTGGTCGCTGGGCTCCACCGGGACCCCGTTGGCGTCGTTCGGCACCTCCCACTCGCCGGCCGGGCCGGACTCGGTCACGATGTACGGCTTGTCGTAACCGCCCTGTTGCCAGGCGGACCTGATGTCGCAGACACCGTTGTAGGAGTTGACGGCGTACAGGTCGAGGTCGGGCGCGTTGCGCTTGAAGTAGGGCCAGGCGCCGACCCATGCGTCGGTGGAGGTGACCGGGTGGTCGGGGTCGATGCCGTGGATCCTGCGGGCGACCTCGTTGACGAAGCTCGTGTACGCGTCGCGCTGGCGTTCCAGCTGGTCACCGCCGTAGCAGTTCTGCAGGCCGAGGACCGACTCGTTGCCCACGTCCCACATGAGCACGCCCGCGTTGTCCTTGTAGGTCCGCACCCAGTTCGTGAACTCGTTGAGCATGTTGTTCTTGTACGTGGTGTCGGTGACATAGTCGACGCAGCCGCCGCTGCCCGGACCGCCGCCGGGCTGGAGCCAGAATCCGGCGACGACCTTGATGCCGTGCGCGGCCGCGGAGTCGAACAGCGGCTTGCTGCTCGCGTCCGTGCCCCAGGTGCGGATGGTGTTGACGCCCATGGACCTCAGGTCCGGCAGATAGGTGTCGGCGGAGGCGGCGGACGGGCCCCAGGTCAGGCCCTTGATCTGGTACGGCTTCCCGTCCACGGTGAGCTGCCAGTTGCCCTTGGCTCCGGTCACCTTGACGACGCTGCCGGCCGCGTGGGCCTGCGTGGCGGGCACGGCGGTGAGGGCGCCGAGGGTGAGGAGGCCCGCGGTGAGCGGTGCGGTCAGACGGCGGACGCGACTTCGTGACATGGGGGTCTCCGATGCGCGGGAGGTGGGGGGAGGTCGGGTGGCCCGGCCGTGTGGGGGGCCGGCCGGGCCACCCTGCTTCGGGGGGCGCCGTTCAGGGTGCGGTTCAGGGAAGCCGGTAGTCCCCGTTCAGCGCGGCTCCCGCCTCGGGGTGCGTCTCGTCGTAGCCGCGTGCGTCGCACTGGAGGCCGCCGACGATGCAGTGGCCGACCATGGCCGACAACGTGGGCGCGTCCCAGGCGTTGAAGAAGTCGTAGTGGTAGGACCAGGCGGCCCCACTGGACAGCCTCACCCGGGACATGTCGCCGTTGACCGGGAACGCCATCTTGAACTCGATCATCGGCAGCGCGACCGGGTGGTCGACCGGGCACATGTTGTCGTTGGTGCCGGGCTTGACCACCGGGTAGGCCATGTGGCTGCGGTGGTCAGGGGTGTCGAGGTACTTGCCGTCCCAGCAACTGGGTGCCTGGAAGCGGATGTTGAGCTGTACGTCGGGCCTGTTGGGACAGCTGGCCGGGAAGTCGACGTTGAAGTAGCTGTCGCCGCATTCCCAACCCTCGACGAAACCAGGGCTGTTGCGGAACTCCTGAGCGCTCTGCAACGGGTTGCCCACCACGAAGCGCAGCCCCTTGGGGAAGGGCCGCACGCTGGTGTAGTCGGTGACTCCCGCCTTGTAGTAGATCGTCTGCGGGCCGACCGGCAGCACCGCCTTGTCGCCGTTGTAGACGGTCGGCACCCAGTAGCCCGACCGGTCGCCGGGCGCCTTGCAGGCGGTGCCGCCCGCGTCCAGTGACGCGGCGGTGCTGTACGCGTCGGTCGTGGTGTTGCCCATGAAGGTGTGGTCGTGCGACGTGCCCGGCTGCTGCGGATAGACGATGGGGTCGTCGGGCCTGGTGCGGGTGACGGAGCAGTTGGCCTGGAACTCGTGGAAGTAGCGGTGGGGCGGGTTCGCGGTGGACGGGGTGACGCCGGTGACCGGGGGGATCGCCGGAATGTAGCCGTCGCCGTTCGCGTCCTCGGCCGAGAAGGCGGTCGACGCGGCCATGGCGTGCCCGGAGTGGCCGGCCGCGAACGACGTCGCCGCCTCGCTGCCGGGGGCGGGCGGCCCGGCACTGGTGGCGACGCCGGCCACACCGAGCGACGTCATCAGCAGGGCTCCGGCGATCAGCATTCCTGACAGGGCTTTCGATCTCCGTGGCATGGAGACCTCCTGAACTCAGGGGGTGAGAGGTGGGGGGTGGAGAAGGGCGAGCGGGAACCGGCCTGACGGTGCGTCACACGTGTCGGCGGTGGGCGAGCGCTCACCTGCCCTGGGAGTGTTGGGGCCTTGACGCGCGGGTGTCAAGGCATGCCACAGAAGGATCAACGCTGTCTCGCCGGCCTTACTTCCTGAACGCCACCTCCCCCCTGGTGGGCACGGGTGTCGTCAACGCTTGAAAAGTTTCCCGTGTCCGGGGGCTTGCCCACCCCTCGGTCTCATCAGTTAAATCAAGATGTGAACTAAGCAGCGTAGGCGTGTAGTTGAGCTTGCGCACGTCATGTACGCCGCCCCGCTCTCCTCGCGAACACTCCTCCATCGCACCCGCAGGGACCCGTATGAGACTCAGATCCTTGGGTGTCGCGCTCGCCGCAGCGGCAGCGCTCATCGCCCTTCCCGCCACCCAGTCGCCGGTCGCCGCGGCGGCCGGGACTCCGCTGTCCCAGGGCAGGACCGCCGCGTCGCCGTCCGGCCAGAGCGCCGGCGTCGCGGCCGCCTGCGGCACCGGCAACGCCGCCCTGGGCAGGCCCGCGTCGGCCTCCTCCACGGAGAACGCGGGCACCCCGGCCTCCGCCGCCTTCGACGGAGACCCCGGCACCCGCTGGTCCAGCGCCTTCTCGGACCCGCAGTGGGTTCAGGTCGACCTCGGCTCGGTCCAGAACCTGTGCAAGGTGGACCTGACCTGGGAGACCGCCTACGCCAAGGAGTTCCAGATCCAGGCCTCCGCCAACGGCCAGAGCTGGACCACGGTGAAGAGCGTCACCGGCGCGACCGGCGGCACCGCCTCCTACGACGTCAGCGGCTCGGGCCGCTACCTGCGCGTCTACGGAACGGTCCGCTCGACCGGCTACGGCTACTCGCTCTGGGAGGTCGCCGTCCACACCGAGTCGTCCGGCGGCGGCACCCCGCCCGTCCAGGGCGGCGGCGACCTGGGGCCGAACGTCATCGTCGTCGACCCCTCCACCCCCAACCTCCAGCAGAAGTTCGACCAGGTCTTCGCCCAGCAGGAGTCCAACCAGTTCGGCTCCGGCCGCTACCAGTTCCTGCTCAAGCCGGGCACCTACAACGGGATCAACGCCCAGATCGGCTTCTACACCTCGATCTCCGGGCTTGGCCTCAACCCCGACGACACCCAGATCAACGGTGACGTCACCGTCGACGCGGGCTGGTTCAACGGCAACGCCACGCAGAACTTCTGGCGTTCCGCCGAGAACCTCGCCATCAGGCCGTCGCACGGCGACGACCGGTGGGCCGTCGCCCAGGCGGCGCCGTTCCGCCGCATCCACGTCCAGGGCGGCCTCAACCTCGCCCCGAACGGATACGGCTGGGCCTCCGGCGGGTACATCGCCGACTCGAAGATCGACGGCACCGTCGGCCCGTACTCCCAGCAGCAGTGGTACACCCGCGACAGCTCGGTGGGCGGCTGGACCAACGGCGTGTGGAACATGACGTTCACCGGAGTGCAGGGCGCGCCGGCGACCGACTTCGCGACCGGCTCGTACACCACGCTCGACACCACACCGGTCTCGCGCGAGAAGCCGTTCCTCTACCTCGACGGCAGCACCTACAAGGTCTTCGTACCCGCCAAGCGCACCAACGCACGCGGTGTGTCCTGGCCGGCCAACGCGGGCACCTCCCTGCCGCTCGACCAGTTCTACGTGGTCAAGCCGGGCGCCACCGCCGCCACCATCAACCAGGCACTGTCCCAGGGCCTCAACCTCCTGTTCACGCCCGGCGTCTACCACCTCGACCGGACCATCGACGTCACCCGCGCGAACACCGTGGTGCTCGGACTGGGCCTTGCCACCCTCGTGCCCGACAACGGCGTCGACGCGATGCACGTCGCCGACATCGACGGCGTCCGGCTCGCCGGATTCCTGATCGACGCGGGCACCGTCAACTCGGACACCCTCCTGCGGGTCGGCCAGCCCGGCTCCTCCGCCGACCATTCCGCCAACCCGACCACGGTGCAGGACGTGTTCGTCCGCATCGGCGGCGCGGGCCCCGGCCTCGTGACCAACTCGGTCGTCGTCAACAGCAACAACGTCGTCATCGACCACACCTGGCTGTGGCGCGCCGACCACGGCAGCGGCGTCGGCTGGAACACCAACCGGGCCGACTACGGCCTGTGGGTCAACGGCAACGACGTCCTCGCCACGGGCCTGTTCGTCGAGCACTACAACAAGTACGACGTGTACTGGAACGGAGAGCGCGGCCGGACGATCTTCTTCCAGAACGAAAAGGCCTACGACGTCCCGAACGCCGCCGCCATCACCCACGACGGCATCGTCGGCTACGCGGCCTACAAGGTCGCCGACACGGTCAACACGCACGAGGCCTGGGGGCTGGGCAGCTACTGCAACTTCACGGCCGACCCGACGATCGTCCAGGCGCACGGGTTCCAGGTGCCGGTCAAGTCCGGCGTCAAGCTGCACGACATCCTGGTGATCTCCCTGGGCGGGCAGGGGCAGTACGCCCACGTCGTCAACAACACGGGCGCGCCCACCTCGGGAACGAGCACGGTGCCGTCCAAGGTGGTCCAGTTCCCCTGACCGGGGACGGATGACCGGTTCGAACCGGCGTAAGCCTGCGGCGAGTCACCCACCGGTGGCTCGCCGCTCGCTTCAGCGGGAACCGGGTTGCATTTCGGGGGAAGTCGGCAAATCCGGGTGAACGGGTGCCCGGAACGGGCATTCTGGTGTCGACCACCTGTCCCGCCACGCCGATCGCCCCGCGCGGGCCGGGAGTTGCGTATGCCGGAGAACGTGCCACCGCCGCCGGAAACCCCGGACCCCGCCCCCGGGCCCGATCCGTCCGGCGGATCACCCTCCGCTCCTCCGCGCCGAGTTGCGCGATGGCGCCGCTATCTCCCACTGGGCGACGGCAACTTCACCGCCACCGCGATCATCGCGCCGGTGCTGGTCGCGGTCGTCGTCCTGGCCGTCACCAACGGCTTCGGCTGGATCGGCGACCAGTTCAAGGACGACAAGCCGGACCTGTACGTGACCGGGTCCCGGTCCCCGAGGGCCGCCGTCTCCGAACGGCCGACGCCGTCGGACCCCGCCACCCCGTCGGAGGACTCCCCGGCACCGGCCTCCCCGGCCGCCTCTCCATCGGAACCCGCGGCCCCGTCGTCGTCCCCGGCGGCGGAACGGCCGGCGGACCAGTCCGAGGCCGAGGAACAGGGCATCAACTCCCTCCGGGACTCCTACACCTGCCCCTGGCAGGCCTATGTGGTGAACAGGCCGTCCGGCGCGTTCACCGGTCCGCCCGCACTGGCGGACGGTTCCCCCGACCCCGCCGTCATCGACGACACGGCGGGAGACCCCGGCAACACCCATCTTGTGATCGACGTGCAGCCGCCCGACACCCGGCCGCTGCTCGTCAAGGAGCTACGGATCAAGGTGCTCCGGCGCGCACCGGCCCCTTCGCCCGACCGGGCCACGCTGGTCGGCCTGGACAGCGGGGAGTGCGGCACCTCTCCGATCACCGTGAAGGCCGCCGCCGACCTCGACGGGAACGCGGACTTCGCGACCGTGCGCTACTCGGGAGGGCCGTCCCTCCCGCAGGAGATCACCGGCGGCCGGACCCTGAGCATCGCCCTCACCGTGTCGACCCGGAGCGCCGACTGCGTCTGGGTGCCGGAGCTCGTCTGGGCCAAGGACGGCGAGGTGAGGACGACCGAGTTCCGCATCGGCGGCAGGGACTTCCACACCGTGGCGACCGGCGGACTGCCGCGGCTGGCCTGGAAGCAGGACCTCAACACCCGGCAGTGGTCGGTGACCGTCTTCGACGAGTCGATCCTGCGCTGAGCCCGCGCACGTGGCTAAGAACCGGCCGCGCCAGCCACGGCGTCCTCGCGGCGGGCCACCACCACACCGACGACCCCGACGACCAGCAGCACGGCGACGGTGCCGAGGGTGAAGGCCTCGAACGAGGCACGGGAGACACCCCAGACGTCGTGGAAGACGTAGTCGATGCCGAAGAGGTGTTCCAGGACTCCGGGGAAGAGCGCCGACCACGACCCGATCAGGATCCAGGCGTAGACGAGCGCCGCGCAGAGCAGGAAGCCGCGGCTGCCGAAGGGGACGCTGTAGGGCCGCGGGACGTCCGGCCGGCGGATCCGCAGCAGGACCAGTGCGGGAATGACGATCAGGTAGGACAGCAGCAGGGTGGTGACCGCGACGGTGAGCACCACCGCGAACACGTCGGCCGCGTCGCCGTTCGCGAGCCGCATGGCGGCGAGCATGAACACCGTGGCCACGGCTCCCGAGAGCAGATTGGTGCGCACCGGCGTACCGAGCCGCGGGTGGAAGGCGCCGAGGGCGCGGGTGAAGAAGCCCCCGTCGGCGGCGGCCATGGCCTGCATGCGGTCGCTGACGATCATCCAGGCGCTGCCCTGGGTGAGCAGGGCGAAGACGAACATGACGGCGGTGAGCTTCAGCAGGGGGCCGGCCGCTCCGCCGTAGACGCCGAAGA from Streptomyces sp. 6-11-2 encodes:
- a CDS encoding LamG-like jellyroll fold domain-containing protein — translated: MFATPEGNLEAREYLRPVWARGQGGWKRVDTSLVATGEGMVAPKAATVEVEFSAGGGSAPLVRMRRAGRELSLSWPTALPKPELEGAVATYASVLPDVDLRMTAQEDGFTQLLVVKSAKAAASAELAELRLKLSASGLDVRETDGGGLEAVDQGAAGAVFEAPKPMMWDSSPGEQQSRVRTLGTQATAPQESSGESGPAESGKLAPVGVDVTARQDELVLTPDVDVLKGADTTYPVYIDPQWYTPKASAWTMASKYWASSPQWKFNGAADAGLGYCNWDYCAPHDTKRLFYRIPTSTFAGKSILSAEFVVRNTWSASCNARSVELWQTKDISSSTTWNSQNASGFWIKQLASKSFAYGYTGCAAKDAEFDVKSAVQTAANNKSATMTFGLQAASETDGYAWKRFSDKAYLRVQYNRPPPQIKMSQLTMEYGGTCKKPAEAARVRTLGKIYANSVTDPDGDTVAVQFEAKWDSGDGKGLIARWKPALTSYKKSGSSFSISLPTSVPQNKQINWYVRSYDGAQYSPWSHAGDPTACYFSYDTKVPKAPSIASGEYPASNPEDPEDPWYDGVGSYGSFEMKAAESDVTTYWYGINSDPSSKNKVTTSGGAAKIVKVLPAKPGVNFFTAQAFDSAGNGSEIRTYQYRVKAGQPERATWQMDEDAGASEATGSTPARTLTINGGVTPGVEGVKGTAVQFNGTDGYAATDLSPVDTTQGFTVSAWAKFDRQPTQSVVVAAQPGNIKSGFQVYYSPAVGWVFSQHSSDTATATLVKAEAAVPAPITVGQWTHVAGSYDATLHLLRLYVDGQLVGEKAWSMPWNARRGLRLGAGSSGGAPGNFFPGAIDEVQIFSRPLAMSEVGKLYAKQTVGDPGPPAIAVFGMDEAAGATEIAGYGAVLPATYHGTVTTGVPGIAGKATHFDGTSGYGQIGQTSAPHVNTFRSFTVSAWAKLDTLSQTGVVVAQAGKVRPGLELYYSAPAQQWVFAQYSADSADASIVRAQPPAGTTARAGEWAHLVGVHDKDAGTLTLYVNGVKAGSTQQASPFYATQSMYIGAGSFSGTTQFFFPGTIDDVRLLDRPVSTEEVQQMFQQRPLVESRWMFEETAGTGPVTTPNAVAGGSALTLYGGAKKSDFAFIDWGSLELNGVGAYAATTSVPVDTSGSYTVTAWAQAAALPTSGVALVSAEGSSQSALTVRFVPDTANPEGLGHWELTLPDKDGADATVVRVKNSEFYDARDWNHLAVVYDGFTKQARLYVNGTLQEVSCGNGDDGEDCGGGQVSWAENTLAFKAAKSFQVGRAKTDGAWGEYFPGLVDDVWAFQGALTDEQVQKLAASWFDVPTEVPGAS
- a CDS encoding discoidin domain-containing protein, translated to MSRSRVRRLTAPLTAGLLTLGALTAVPATQAHAAGSVVKVTGAKGNWQLTVDGKPYQIKGLTWGPSAASADTYLPDLRSMGVNTIRTWGTDASSKPLFDSAAAHGIKVVAGFWLQPGGGPGSGGCVDYVTDTTYKNNMLNEFTNWVRTYKDNAGVLMWDVGNESVLGLQNCYGGDQLERQRDAYTSFVNEVARRIHGIDPDHPVTSTDAWVGAWPYFKRNAPDLDLYAVNSYNGVCDIRSAWQQGGYDKPYIVTESGPAGEWEVPNDANGVPVEPSDQAKAAGYTKAWNCVTGHNGVALGATLFHYGTEYDFGGIWFNLLPAGQKRLSYYAVKKAYGGDTSRDNTPPVLSDIGVQGDPGAVQAGRDVTLDVQATDPDGDAVTYEVLDNSMYLDGSGQLNSLRFTGAGAGRLKFTAPDRPGVWKIYVKATDGHGNVGVQSRSIRVIPPVIDGMNVALRKTATASSFQPSGGDCPCTAANAVDGRPDTRWASDWSDPQWIQVDLGAPTSFRHVQLVWETAYAKAYTIQTSNDGQNWQTLRQVTDGNGGVDDLDLNGTARYVRVNCTQRGTGWGYSLYELGVYA